The following is a genomic window from Sphingobacterium spiritivorum.
TTCTTATCTCCTATCTTACAGAACCAGTTAAAAATACAATTTAATATTTCTTAGTCGAGAATATGTCCGCTATAAAGATATCAGTCTACAATCTTTTAATTATTCTTGCCCTGCTCGCAGCCGGCTGCAGCCGAACAAAATCTACAATCAAAACGGACGGAACATACTCCCTTTATTTGATGACTAAAGATGGCGGTCACGCCATTATGACACTTGACAGCTTAGCGTCAAACTCCGTAACCGATTCCGAACAGATGATCACAGTTCCGAACAGTACATTTGACCGGTCGATTATTATCAAAGATGGTTTTTATTATCATATGGATGGCGGTCAAAACAGCTTTAATAAATATTCCCTGCAGACTGACGGACTTCAGCAGGTAGCTTCCATCCCTATGCAGGACAAACATATCGAAAATAAGTATTGGATTGCCAGAGATACATTGCTATTGCTGACGCTCGATGACCGGACTTACTCCAGACTGGAATATTACAAAATAGATACAAAGTCGTTCCGTATCTTATCTTCCGGAATTATTCCTGTGACCTTTCCTAATAAAGAATTTCCGTTTTTATCTATCGGCTTTAACTATATACGGGACAACAAAATGTTTATTGGTTATTCCTTTAACAAGACCATGGCCAAGAATGATTACACAACGATAGATACGATGTATGTAGCTACCGTAGATGTTCAGACCATGCAGATAAACAGTATTCAGAAAGATTTCCGTTCAACATATCCCGGCGGCATCAATACAGTCCAGTCCTATAGTTTTGAAGATGAAAATAAAGATTTCTACTTTATGAGCTGTCCGGGAATAGCATTAGGCAATAATCTAAAAAAACCTACTGCAATCTTTAGAATCGATGCTAAAACTAATAAGATAGACCCTGACTATATGATCAATATCTCTGAAAAGATAAACAATCATGCTTATGGAATGTGGTATCTGGGTAATCTGGAAGCACTGATCCGCAGTGAACGTAAAGACCGTTATCATAATTTTCAGGATCACCATTCCACTTACCATTTTGAATATTACCGCGTCAATCTTAGGAATGGAGATATGGTCAAACTTGACCTTCCGTTTGATAAAGGTACCCGAAAAGAATCTGTGATCGTACAAAATAATAAGGCATATATCGGAATAGATGATTCTACAGATACACATAGTATCTGGGTGTATGATATACCAGCAGCCAGAATCAGCAAAGGCACCGGACTCTCTCAACGTGTAGACTTTATTCTGCGTATGGATAGTTTGTAGGATACATTGCAAAATTCTCCTGAAACCGATCAAAAGAAAAGCATGGCCAATGGTCATGCTTTTTTTATTCAACCGAATGGGATAGTTCCATTATAGCCCGCCAAACAGTTATTTTTCCTAAAAAATAATGCATACATATCATTAAGCAGCAACTACTTACATTTTAATTTAAAAATAAGTTTGTATGTAGCCTTCGGTAAATCCGCAGAAGAGCAACATATCTTATATATAATTAATCTAAATAAGAATGTCGTATTTAAAAACGGTATGGTATATCATCTTTGCCTCCATATCGATGATCAGTGTAGCTCAACAGCGGAATGAAGTAAAAGGACGTATTGTCAATAATACAAATGAAGGAATTCCTGATGCAAGTATTCAAATTCAAAATTCAACTATCGGCACTAAATCTATTGAAAACGGAGATTTTAAAATTTCGGGATTAGCAGATGGCCAGCATGTTCTCCTTATCTCTGCAGTAGGTTTCAAAAAGACAAGCGTCAAAATCAATACGGCTTCAATACCTGCAACATTGCGCATTCCTTTAGAAAAGGACCTCAACCAACTCTCGGAAGTCAATATTAACGGAAAAACACAATCAAAAAAAATCAAAGAGACAGGTCTTAATGTCAATATTATTGAGACCAGACAATATGCAAATACAAACGCAGATATCAATCAGATCTTAAACAGAAGTACCGGTGTTCGGATTCGTGAACAGGGCGGCTTAGGCTCAGATTTCACATTTTCTTTAAATGGCCTTTCCGGCAATTATATCAAATTTTTCATTGATGGAATACCTATTGAATCCTTCGGATCGGGTATGACATTGAATAATATGCCCGTCAATATTGCGGAGCGTATAGAAGTGTATAAAGGTGTTATTCCGGCGCACCTCGGATCAGATGCTCTCGGCGGAGCCGTAAATATCGTCACCAACCGGGATAAGAAAAAGTTTCTGGATGTAAGTTACAGCTATGGTTCATTCAACACACACCGGGCAGCTGTGAGTGGCGGGTTTAAGGATAAAAACGGAATTATGGTTAATGTAAACTCTTACTATAACTATTCGGACAACGACTATCTCATGAAATCCAATCCCAAAGCAAATTTTTACCTGACTGTACCCAATCTTCAGGACGATTCCCGTTTTGACACTTTAGCTACTGCAAGAAGATTCCACGACCAGTACCGTTCGGCAATGGGTCAATTAGAGGTAGGAGTAGCAGATAAAAAATGGGCAGATGTTGCTGTATTGGGAATCACTTATAATGATGTCTACAAACAGCAGCAGACCGGAGCTACACAGGAGAAAGTGATCGGCTTGGTGGACAATAAGTCTCATAGTATAACTCCGAGCATACGTTATCGTAAGAACAGATTATTCATTGATAACCTTTCTGCGACCTTGTTCTCAAATATTAATATCAGCAAGGGAATCATCACAGATACAAGTTCTTATGCACCCTTCTTCTGGGATGGCAAGGCCCGGGAATATCGTCCTAATGCCGGAGAATTTAATTCAACTAAGTCTATTTCACATGATAAATCCTATAATACACTCACTCAGGCTAATCTGAATTATACTCCCATAAAGAATCATATCCTTAATTTAAATTACAACCTCAATATCAATCAACGGGAACGATTTAATGAAATTGACCCGTACAATCAATACTACAATAAAACTAATAAGATAGCAAGACATATACTCGGATTAAATTATCAGCAAAACCTGTTCGGGGATAAATGGGTCAACAGCTATTTTTTAAAGAACTATACCCTTTCGGGTAAGGTTGATGATGTCTCAGGCAAAAGTACCCGGGAAAACAGCAGCTTTACGGGCTATGGAATTGCATCTTCTTATACCATATTCGGTGGATTTGGAATCAAGGCATCTTATGAACATGCATACAGATTGCCA
Proteins encoded in this region:
- a CDS encoding TonB-dependent receptor encodes the protein MSYLKTVWYIIFASISMISVAQQRNEVKGRIVNNTNEGIPDASIQIQNSTIGTKSIENGDFKISGLADGQHVLLISAVGFKKTSVKINTASIPATLRIPLEKDLNQLSEVNINGKTQSKKIKETGLNVNIIETRQYANTNADINQILNRSTGVRIREQGGLGSDFTFSLNGLSGNYIKFFIDGIPIESFGSGMTLNNMPVNIAERIEVYKGVIPAHLGSDALGGAVNIVTNRDKKKFLDVSYSYGSFNTHRAAVSGGFKDKNGIMVNVNSYYNYSDNDYLMKSNPKANFYLTVPNLQDDSRFDTLATARRFHDQYRSAMGQLEVGVADKKWADVAVLGITYNDVYKQQQTGATQEKVIGLVDNKSHSITPSIRYRKNRLFIDNLSATLFSNINISKGIITDTSSYAPFFWDGKAREYRPNAGEFNSTKSISHDKSYNTLTQANLNYTPIKNHILNLNYNLNINQRERFNEIDPYNQYYNKTNKIARHILGLNYQQNLFGDKWVNSYFLKNYTLSGKVDDVSGKSTRENSSFTGYGIASSYTIFGGFGIKASYEHAYRLPTFTELYGNGLEIEGNSNLKPANSDNYNVNLFYNTAFGDHSLSFDASAFYRNAKDYIISQQYEEGSNGSKSQSKNQGGVKINGADFEAKYTYQSWLKAMVNMSYYNAQNREKYIKGTENRVDITYGSRTPNEPWLYGNADVSALFRNPFGTKESSLVVNYYLQFVNSYSLSWSKLGGKQTKDYIPEQWLNNLAVTYSMKNNKYHITLEGKNLTDQIAYDVFKQQKPGRSFSVKLRYSIQ